In Xanthomonas campestris pv. phormiicola, the DNA window GGCCATGGCCAGGGCGCAGCGGCGCGGGAAACGGCGGGGAGGGAGGAAACGGGTCATTGCAGGGCTCCGTGGCAAGCAGGCATGGCCATCGACGGCGCTGCACGAAGCGCCGCAGGACGGTCGGGTTTGGCTGCTGGCTTGGAGCGGGACGCCCGGCGTGCGCAGGGCAGGCCTGTGCGCGGGACGTCGGCACCTGGCTGGCGCTGTCGATGCGACCGGCTGCCGCGGGAAGGGCGGCCTGCGCAGGGACGGGTGTTTCGGGAAACGGGCGGGGTGACCTGGCGATCAAGGCGCGCCCACGGTGGCAAGTGTAACGGTGTCGGATCGGCGCGGCCATGTCGGCGCGGCCATGGTGCGCGCAGGCCCTGGCGTTTTTTTGCGCGGGAGGATGGGGGCGCGCTGGGGCGATGCAGGCCGCCGCAAGTGGCCCGCCGGCGAGGGCTGCGGCGGACACGCCCGCCGCGCGCTGGCCATCGGTATGCCGGAAGCGCAGGCGCCTATGAAATTGTGCGTGCCCGCGTGGTCGCGCTGTCGCCAGTGACTATGCTGTCCGCAATCGGATCCAGCGACGCGCCAGGCCGGGAGTGCCCGGGATGGAGCGTCTGCGGACGGCGGTGCGATGCCGCCCACCGCCACCCTCTCGAATCCCGATGGAGGCGCCCGGATCGATGGACAGGAGGAGTTGCATGAAGTGGATGCGCGCAGTGTTGTGCGGATGGTCGTTGCTGCTGGCCTGGTCGCTGCCGGCCGGCGCCGCGCTGGCCGCCGACGGGCAGTTCAAGGTGCTGGTCGCGGCGATTCCCAACAAGTACCACCACGACTACATCCCGGTGGCCAAGCCGCGGTTCGAGGCGCTGGCGCGACAGCACTACTTCGAGCTGGTGTGGGCCTGGAATGCCGAGGCCTTCGATGGCGACCTGTCGCAGTACGCGGCCATCGTGCTGCTCAATACGCCGGCCACCGACCTCAATCCTGCGCAGCGCGCCAATTTCCAGAAGTACGTGCGCGGCGGTGGCGGCGTGGTCGCGGTGCACAAGGCGTTCGCGATCGCACGCGGGCAGTGGGACTGGTACGACCGCCTGATCGGCCGCGCGTTCCGCACCCATCCGTACCTGCAGACCGCGATGGTCGATGTGGTCGACCACAACTTCCCCGCTACCGCCGGCCTGCCGCAGCGCTGGCTGTGGTCGGACGAGTGGTACGAATACGATCCGCCGTACAGCGACGACCTGGTCACGCTGCTGACGGTGGACGAATCCAGCTACGACCCCACGCTGATCTGGCCCGGCCAGGTCGCCAAGGGCATGGGCAAGCCGCACCCGGTGGCCTGGTACCACCGCTTCGAAGGCGCACGCGTGTTCGTCACCGCCCTCGGCCACCAGGCCGAGGCCTACAACGATCCGCGCTACCTCGAACACCTGTACGGCGGCATTTACTGGGCCGCCACCGGCCATGGCATCGCCAACGATCCGGCCGCGGCCGCGCCGCCCTCGCGCTGAATCCGCTTTGCACGCCGCGCCCAACCAACACACACCGCACGCTTTTGCAGGCGACTTCAGCCGCGACAGGAGCCAAACCGTCGCCGGCAACCTGTCGGGGCCGAAGCCCCTCCTACCGAAGCGCCTCGCCAGCGCGTCGCCCGCTTTTTGTGGGAGCGACTTCAGGGCACCTCTAACAACCCCAAAAACTCGGCTAAAACGCTCGCAAGTCATTGATGCGCATAGCGCGGAATTTTTGGAATCGAGGTTATTAGAGGTGCCCTTCAGTCGCGACGGGCGTTACCGACAACGCCCGCCGCGACCGATGGCCCAGTCCACCATGGCCCGCGAACAGCAGCGAGCAACCCCTAGACCTGCTCCCGCCGCAGCGCCGGCTCCACCACCGGCGCCGCACCACCCCGCGCCATGCTCGAAAATACCCCATCGCGGCGCACCCAGGCATGGAACAGCGCCGCGCACAGATGCCCCAGCACCGTGGCGAACAGCAGGTAAGCCAGCCAGCCATGCGCGCTGCGCAGCCAGGCGTACAGCGCCGGGCTGTGCGGCGCGATCGGCGGCAGTTGCGCGCCCGGCCACAGCACGACCGGATAGCCGCCGGCCGACAGCATCGACCAGCCGAGCAGCGGCATCGCCAGCATCAGCGCGTACAGCAGCCAGTGCGAGGCCAGCGCCGCCGTCTTCTGCCACCACGGCAGGTCCGCCGGCAGCGGCGGCGGCCGCTGGCGCAGGCGGTTGCCCAGGCGCACGATCGCCAGCAACAGAATCGCGATGCCCAGCGGGCGGTGCAGGTCGAGCAGCCACGGCCGCTGCGACACCGAGGCGACCATGCCCACGCCGACGAACAGCATGGTCAGGAGCATCGCCGCCATCAGCCAGTGCAGCACGCGGGCGGTCAGGTTGAAATGCCCGGAGGCGTTCGCGCGGCTCATTGCGCACCCCCATGCGCCTGGCCGGTCGCCTCGGGCGCTTGGCCGCGGCCGATCTCGCGCTCGCGGCGGTTGAACGACTGCGAATACACCGCCGAGCGCGCGGCCAGGATCGGATCGTCCGAACCGGCGATGCCATGCGGCAGGATCAGCGGGTCGTAGTTGAGATCGCGGCACGGGCCGCTGGCCTGCGGCTCGGCGTGGTCGAGCACCAGCGTGCCGGCGACCACCTGTTGCCGGTCCTGCGGCCAGGGTTGCGACGGATCGTTCACCGGATCGCCGGGCGCGGCCACGGTCAGCACCAGGTCCCAGCGCAGCGGTCCTTGCGCCAGCCGCGCCTGCAGGTCCTCGCCGAGGAAGTCGGCATCGGCCTGCGCGCGCTGCGCCGCGGACAGTTCCTTGAACGCGGTCTGCGGCCGCATCGACCAGCGCACGAAACGGCTGCTGCCGTCGGCGGCGATGAAGCGGAAGCTGTTGACCCCGTTGTACTGCGTGTTGGCCCAACTGTCCGACCACGGCGCGGTCTTGACCCACTCCTGGAACTTCTTCGCTTCCGGATAGCGCTGCGCGAACGCGGCCAGCTTCGCCGGGTCCGGCTTGCCGGTGGCCGGGTCCGGCTGCGCGGCCAGGGTCTGCGCCATGAAGCCCTCCGGCGTGGCCACCACGAAGAACGGGAAACTGTTCATCGCCGTGCGCCACTGCTGGCCGTCGTCGCTGCGCAGCAGCAGCGCCATGCTGCGCACCCGCGCGCTGGCATCGGCGCCGTGCGGATCGCCGCCGCCGATCGACATCCGCCCCAGCACCGGCACCGATGCCTGGGTGAACACCCGCGCCGCGGACAGCGCGCGCGCCTGGCCGTTGCCTTCGAAGTGGCCGCTCACGCACATGCCCTTGCTGTGCGCGCGGCGGAAGCCCGGATGCGGCGGGCCGCCGGCTTCGATGGCATCGGTCATGCGCTGCGCGGTCAGCCGCTGCGGCCCGCCCAGCCAGCCCGCGCTCCAGGCGAAGGCGGCGGCGAGCACGGCGGCGATCGCGGCGATGCCGGCCAGCGGCAGCCAGGGCCGCGGGCGGGGCGGCGGGGTGGGATCGGGATGGGACATGGGGCGACTCCTGTGGCGGCGGCGATTGGGAGTGGGACGTGCGGCGCCGCGTTCTATTCCCGGCGCAGGCGCTGGTTCGGGGTTTGCGTTGCGTTTTTCGCCGGCAGCGGTTCCTTGCGGCCCGGCAGGCGGCACAATCGCGTGCCAGCCGCCCGGACAGGCGGCTCGCCCAGGCCAGGGAATAATCCGCCTTGCCGTGCGTCCTACCCGTGATTGCCCCTTCCCGAGCGCTGCACGCGACCCTGCCCATGGACGAACTCGACGACGACGCCCTGCGTGCGCTCATGCCCCGATTGCGGCGCTTTGCCCAGTCGCTGAGCGGCGATGCGGCCAGTGCCGACGACCTGGTGCAGGCGGCGCTGGAGCGCGCGCTGCGGCACTGGTCCACGCGCCGCGATGCCGATGCGCTGCAGCCGTGGCTGTTCGCGATCGTGTACCGGCAGTTCGTCGACGCGCGCCGGCGCGCGCAGCGCTGGCAGCGGGTGCTGGCCCTGTTCGCGCCGCAGCAGCCGACCCAGGTGCCGTCCGCCGAGCAGGTGCACGACGGCCGCGCGATGCTGGCCGCGTTCGCGCAACTGCCGGCCGCACAACGCGCGCTGCTGTTGCTGGTCAGCGTCGAAGGCTTCAGCTATCGCGACGCCGCCGCCGCGCTGGACCTGCCGATCGGCACGGTGATGTCGCGGCTGTCGCGCGCCCGCGAGAAACTGCGCCAGATAGGCGAAGGCCGCAGCGCCGGCGGCCCTGCCTTGCGAGTGCTCAAATGACCGTGCTGCGCCCCGACGACCAAACCCTGCACGCCTATGTCGATGGCCGCCTGGATCCTGCGCAGCGCGCGCAGGTCGGCGCATGGCTGCAGGCCAATCCCGCGCAAGCCGCGCGCGTGGCCGGCTGGAAACAGGACGCCGACGCGCTGCGCGCGGCCTGGGCCGGCGCCGAGGCGATGCCGGCCAACCCCGCATTGACCGTGCCGGCCCTGCGCCGCCGCGTGCGCCAGCGGCGCCGCACGCTGGCCGCCATGGCCGCCAGCTGCGTGCTGATGCTGGGCCTGGGCACCGGGCTGGGCTGGCAGTTGCGCGACAGCCGCCTCGGCGGCGAGCGCCTGCCGATGGCCGATGCGGTAGCGGCGTATCGCCTGTTCGCCGACGGCGAGCAGCCGCTGGAATTCGACCCGGCGCGGCGGGTCGCCTTGCAGGGCTGGTTGCGCCGCCATTTCGGCGCCGCCGGCGCGGTGCCGGACCTGCAGGCGCAGGGCTTCGCGCTGCGCGGCGGGCGCCTGCTGTCCACCCCCGAGGGCGCCGCGGCGATGCTGGTCTACCAGGACGCCAATGGTGCGCGCATCGGCCTGTACCTGCGCCCGCGCAGCGCCCGCCTCGGCGACGGCGAGCGCCGCGACGGCCGCCTGCTGGCGCAATACTGGTCCGAAGGCGACACCGCCTTCGCCCTTGTCGGCCCGGCCACGCAGACCCGCATGCGCCAGATCGCCCCGTTGCTGCGCGGGCAGGGCTGAGCCAGCAGAAGGCGAAGGCGTCGGGACTGAAGTCCCTCCCACAACGCACCCGGCAAGCAAATCGCAAGTTCCCTGCGGGAGCGACTTCAGTCGCGACGAGCGAAGCGATGGAGGTGGCGCGACCGGATCGCGCCGGGACTGAAGTCCCTCCCACAGTGCACCCGGCGGGCAGGTCGCAAGTCCCCTGCAGGAGCGGTTTCAACCGCGACGAACGACGCCGGGAACCCCGGCAGCTTCGAGCGTCTGTCGGCGCCGAAGCACGCCTGCAACGAGCGCTCCGGCAACCTCAGCCACGCCTGCGGGACGACACCCCGCCAAACCCTACCCGGCGTAGCGCGCCTTCAGCATCGCGTAGGCCGAGCGCAGCGCCAGCGCTTCGCCGCCGGCCGGGCGGCCGGGGCGGTCGCTGTCGTTCCAGGCGTACACGTCCAGGTGCGCCCAGGCCTGCCGCGCCGGCACGAAGCGCTCCAGGTACAGCGCCGCGGTCACCGCACCGGCCATGCGCGAGCCGGCATTGGCCAGGTCGGCGATCGAGCTGGTCAGGTAGCGCAGGTAGGGGCGCCACAGCGGCATGCGCCACACCGGGTCGCGGCTGCGTTCGCCGGCGGCAATCCAGGCCTGCGCCAGCGCGTCGTCGTTGCAGAACAGCGCCGGCAGGTCCGGGCCCAGCGCGACCCGCGCCGCGCCGGTCAGCGTGGCGAAATCCAGGATCGCGTCCGGCGCCTGTTCGCTGGCATAGGTCAGCGCGTCGCACAGCACCAGCCGGCCTTCGGCATCGGTGTTGTCGATCTCCACGCTGATGCCCTGGCGGGTGGCGATCACGTCGCCGGGGCGGAACGCGTCCGGGCCGACCGCGTTCTCCACCGCCGCGAGCAGCACGGTCAGCCGCAGCGGCAGCCGCTGCGCCATCACCAGCCCGGCCAGCGCCAGCGCATGCGCCGCGCCGCCCATGTCCTTCTTCATGTGGCGCATGCCGTCGGCCGGCTTCAGGTCCAGCCCGCCGGTGTCGAAGCACACGCCCTTGCCGACCAGCGCCACATGCGGGTGCGCGTCCTCGCCCCAGCGCAGCACGATCAGCCGCGGCGCGCGGTGCGAGGCGCGGCCGACCGCGTGGATCGCCGGGAAATTGCGCAGCAGCAACTCCTCGCCGACGATGCTTTCGCACTGCGCGCCATGCGCGTCGGCGATCGCGCGCGCCGCCGCTTCCAGGTGGTCAGGCCCCATGTCCTCGGCCGGCGTGTTGACCCAGTCGCGCACGCGCACGCACGCCTCCAGCTGGTCGCGCACCTCCGCGCTCGGCGTGGCCAGCAGCTGCGCCGGCAGCCGCGTCGGCTGCTTGTAGCGGGCGAAGCGGTAGCTGCCCAGGCCCCAGCCCAGCTGCAGCGCGGCCTGCTCGTCCTCGTTCAGCGCAGTGGCCAGCCGCCAGCGGCTGCCGGCCGGCAGCGCGTACGGTGCGTGCGCGTACGCATGGGCATCGCCGCGGTCGCCCACGCCCAGCACCGCCGCGGCCACGCCGTCCGCGCCGGGCAGCAACAACATCGTGCCGGGGGCGGCCACGAACTGCTGCGCATCCAGCCACCCCACCCAGGCCGGCGCCTGCGCGGCGCGCCATTCGGCCAGGCGTTCGCGGTCCAGCACATGCAGCGGCAGCGCATGGGGGGAGGCATCGGTGAAGCCGGAAGGCAGGGACATCAGCGGGTCCTTGTGGGTCGGGCGCGGCCGGCGGCAGGCGCGGCCAGGGCAAAAAGGCAGTGGGCAGCGCTCATGCGCGCGCGCCGCCGGCCGGCTGGGTGGCGTCCAGCCAGTCGGCCAGGCCGGTGAGGGTGTCGAAGTGCAGGTCCGGCGGCGTCGGCGGATGCCAGGCCTGCGCCTCGCGGTTGATCCAGCAGCCGCGCAGCCCGGCCTGCATCGCGCCGACCACGTCCATCTCGATGTGGTCGCCGACGTGCAGCACCTGCGCGCAGGGCAGCCCCAGCCGCGCGCAGGCGGCGTGGAAGATGCTCGGGTCCGGCTTGGCCGCGCCGTGTTCGCGCGCGCTGAGCTGGAATGCGAAATGCGGCGCCAGGCCGATCGTGCCCAGGTCGGCGTTGCCGTTGCTCAGCGCCGCCACCGGCACGCGCGCGGCGATCCGCTGCAGCGCGGCGATGCTGTCCGGGTAGCACTCCACCTGGTTGCGCGCGGCATAGAACACCGCGAACGCCGGCTCCACCAGCGCCTCGTCGCCACCGCTGTCGCGCAGCGCGCGGCGCAGGGTCAGGCGCCGCATCTCGCTCAGGTCGTGGACCAGGTGTGGATGCGCGGCGAACACCTCGTCGCGCAGCTGGCGCATCGCCGCGATCGGGAACCGCTCGGCGGTGCGCGGACTGTGCTGCAGCAGCCAGTCGTGCAGCACCTGTTCGATGCGCGCGCCGATCGGCGCGAACGGCCACAGCGTGTCGTCCAGGTCCAGCGTGATGGCGCGAACGGGGAAGGAAGGCAAGGAAGTCACTCGCAACATTTTACGCCAACCGACAGTGCCGGCTCCTGCCAACAGGAGACACACGTGCCGGCCCCGGCGCCGCATCGATCGCTTTTCCGAGTCCCCAGTCCCCAGTCCCCAGTCCCGGCTTCATTCCAGCAACCTGGCCCAGCGCTGCATGCCGTCCACCCGCGCCAGCACCATCTTGATGCACACCAGCAGCGGCACCGCCAGCAGCAGCCCGATCATGCCCCACAGCCAGCCGAACAGCATCAGCGCCAGGATCAGCATCAGCGGCGAGATCGCCATGCGCCGGCCGAGCACGATCGGCGTCACCACCTGGCCTTCGAGCATGTGCAGCGCCAGGTACAGGATCGCCGGCAGCGCCGCGCTCAGCGGATCGCGGAATTCGACGAAGCCCATCAGCAGCATCAGGATCGCGCCGATCAGCGGGCCCACGTACGGGGCGAAATTCAACAGCGCCACCACCGTGCCCCACAGCAGCGCTTCCTGCAGCGGAATCTTCAGCAGCACCAGCATGCCGGCGAAGATCAGTCCGACCAGGGTGTTGATGATGCTGATGGTCAGCACGTAGCGCGAGACCTCGCGCTCGATCGAACGCAGGATGTCGGTGGTGAATTTCTGCTGCTGGCGGTTCGGCAGCAGCGCGATCGCATGCCGCTGCAGGTTCTCGCCGAAGACCATGAAGAAGAACGTCAGCAGCACCACCGCCAGCGCCGAGGCGGCCAGCCGCGGGGTCCGCACCAGCGCCTTGTACGGATCGTCCAGCTGGGTGCGGATCACCTGCACGCGGCGCCCGTTCTCGCCGCCGGCGGCGCGCGCGAAATTCTCCGCCGCCTGGTTGGCCTGCTGCATCGGCTTGGTCAGGTCGCGCACCTGGGTGGCGATGTGGCGCATCTGCCCGGGCGCCTGCTGCACCCACTCGGCAGCCGGCCCGGCCAGCTGCATGGTCAGGGTCGCGGCCACCGCCATGCCCGACAGCAACACCAGCAGCGCGCCGAGGAAGCGCGGCACGTACAGCCGCCGCAGCCCGCGCAGGATCGGGTTGCCGACCAGGGCGAAGAACGCGGCCAGCAGCACCGGCAGGATCACCTCCTGCGCCGCCCACAAGGTGTAGCCCACGGCCAGCGTCGCCAGCACCACCAACGACACCGGTCCGCGCGGGCGCGGTGCGGGCGGTGGCGGGAGGGCGTCCTCGGGGGGCGGTGCCACGTCGCCGGCGTCGGCCACGGATTCGAACAGAGTGCTCATCGGACCTGCGCTGCGTACGGTGGCCCGGGCACGTGTCCTGCGGACACGCACCTTTCGGCGCGAAAAGGGGAAGCGGAGTGTAGGCCGATCCTGGCCTGCGCGGTATGAAGGCGGTGTGGCGACCGCAGCGGGTCGCCGGTGCTGCTCAGCGTTCGGACACGTCCGTGGCCGCTTCGGCTGCGCGCGGCGGTGCGGCGGACGGCGCATCGACCGGTGCAGTGGCCACGGCGGGCGCAGCCGGCTGCCGCCGCGGCGCGCCTGCGGCCGCGGGTGCCTCGACCGCCTGCGCGGTGTCCGCCGCGCGTTCGGCTTGGTCGGAGGCGTCCTTGACCCCGGTCGCGGTCAGCAGGCTGGAGACCGCGCTGAGCATCTGCAGCCAGCGTGCGCCGCCGAGCTTGCCGATCGCCGCCGCCGGCTCGGCGCGTCCGGCCAGGAAGCCGGCCCCCAAGCCCACCGCGACGATGCGCAGCGGCGTCCAGCCTTCGCGCCAGACCCGCTGCAGCGTGGTCCACTGCGTCTGCATCTGCTGCTGGCGGCCTTCCAGCACCGTTTCGGCGCGGGCGATGCGGTGCTGCAGTTGATCGAATTTCATCGGTGCGCCTCGGCTGCCGCGGCCGTGTGGCCGTCGGCCTTTTCGTCGTCGTCGCCACCGATCCCCAGCTTCGCCAGCTGGCGGCGGGTGGCGTCGAGCTTGCTCATCTCGAAATAGCGCAGCGCCTGCCAGGCGCCCAGGGCGGTGACCACCAGACTGAACGCGGCGGTCGCCGAGATCGACGCCAGCCACGACCAGCCCAGCCGCTGCAGCACCGCGATCAGTGCGCCCATCAGCAGCATCCACGCCGACGCGCCGAACGACACCGCGATGGTCAGCCACACCAGCGCGCGCGCCAGCGCCGCGCGCGCCAGGGCCAGATCCGCCACCACCAGCTTGCGCAGCGCGCGGCTGGCTTGCAGCGTGGCGGTCAGGCCCTCGCGGCCGGCCTGGCCGAACTCGCGGAACGATTGCTCCAGCGACGGCTGTTCGGCCTCCGCTGGATCGGGCGCAGCGGCGTCGCGGGCCTGCTCGTCGCTCACGTGGCTTACTTGTCGCTGCTGCGCGCCAGCTTGGCGATGATCCAGCCGGTGGCGAAGGCCACGCCGAACGAGGCCAGCGGGCGCTCGCGGATCAGTTCGGCGGCGCTGTCGATCAGGTCGCGGCCCTTGTCCAGCAGCACATCGACCTGCTCCTTCGCCGCGGCACCGCCGAATTCGGCAGCGGCCAGCCCGGACAGCGCGCTGTCGGACAGCTCGGCCTTGACGTTGGCCTTGCCCAGCTTCAGCTCGTCGCCCGCGGCACCGGCGGCGCCCTTGATCGCTTCGCCGGCGTAGCTGGCGGCCGACTTCAGGTGCGAACCGGCTTCGCTGAGGTTGTCCTTGAGGTTTTCGGTATTGGTGGGATTGGCATTCATCGCGTGTCTCCTGACGGTGGTAGGGGCATACCTGCGCACGGCAGGCGGTTCGCGGATCGCGATCCAGAGAAATAGCACCGACGCGGTGTAGAGCTTGTTAGGTCCGGACGCCGCGCGTACATCCCGATGGACCGGCATTATGGCCAACTGCGGGCCGCGCCGCGCGCGCCGAGCAGATGCGTGCCTTGTGCAGGAGCGGCTGCAGCCGCGACGAGCGGAGCCGAAGCAACCGGTCGCGGCTGAAGCCCCTCGCACCGTGCACCCGGCCAGGCGCCCACACGCCTTTTGTGGGAGCGACTTCAGTCGCGACAAACGAAGCCGCCGGCCCGGCCGAGCCCGGACCCGTTCCGCACCGCCCTCACCCCCGCCTCACTGCATCAACAAATCCGCCTGCGCGCCGCCGCGGATCACCCGCAGCACCAGCTGCGCCGGCTTGCGTGCGAAATTGGCGCGGTAGCTGGCCAGGTCGGCGAACTCGCCGGTGGACGCGGCCACCACGATGTCGCCGCCGGCCAGGCCGTTGCGCGCGGCGCGACTGCCGCGCGCCACGGTGC includes these proteins:
- a CDS encoding ThuA domain-containing protein; its protein translation is MRAVLCGWSLLLAWSLPAGAALAADGQFKVLVAAIPNKYHHDYIPVAKPRFEALARQHYFELVWAWNAEAFDGDLSQYAAIVLLNTPATDLNPAQRANFQKYVRGGGGVVAVHKAFAIARGQWDWYDRLIGRAFRTHPYLQTAMVDVVDHNFPATAGLPQRWLWSDEWYEYDPPYSDDLVTLLTVDESSYDPTLIWPGQVAKGMGKPHPVAWYHRFEGARVFVTALGHQAEAYNDPRYLEHLYGGIYWAATGHGIANDPAAAAPPSR
- a CDS encoding cytochrome b, coding for MSRANASGHFNLTARVLHWLMAAMLLTMLFVGVGMVASVSQRPWLLDLHRPLGIAILLLAIVRLGNRLRQRPPPLPADLPWWQKTAALASHWLLYALMLAMPLLGWSMLSAGGYPVVLWPGAQLPPIAPHSPALYAWLRSAHGWLAYLLFATVLGHLCAALFHAWVRRDGVFSSMARGGAAPVVEPALRREQV
- a CDS encoding catalase family peroxidase translates to MSHPDPTPPPRPRPWLPLAGIAAIAAVLAAAFAWSAGWLGGPQRLTAQRMTDAIEAGGPPHPGFRRAHSKGMCVSGHFEGNGQARALSAARVFTQASVPVLGRMSIGGGDPHGADASARVRSMALLLRSDDGQQWRTAMNSFPFFVVATPEGFMAQTLAAQPDPATGKPDPAKLAAFAQRYPEAKKFQEWVKTAPWSDSWANTQYNGVNSFRFIAADGSSRFVRWSMRPQTAFKELSAAQRAQADADFLGEDLQARLAQGPLRWDLVLTVAAPGDPVNDPSQPWPQDRQQVVAGTLVLDHAEPQASGPCRDLNYDPLILPHGIAGSDDPILAARSAVYSQSFNRREREIGRGQAPEATGQAHGGAQ
- a CDS encoding RNA polymerase sigma factor — translated: MDELDDDALRALMPRLRRFAQSLSGDAASADDLVQAALERALRHWSTRRDADALQPWLFAIVYRQFVDARRRAQRWQRVLALFAPQQPTQVPSAEQVHDGRAMLAAFAQLPAAQRALLLLVSVEGFSYRDAAAALDLPIGTVMSRLSRAREKLRQIGEGRSAGGPALRVLK
- a CDS encoding anti-sigma factor, with the translated sequence MTVLRPDDQTLHAYVDGRLDPAQRAQVGAWLQANPAQAARVAGWKQDADALRAAWAGAEAMPANPALTVPALRRRVRQRRRTLAAMAASCVLMLGLGTGLGWQLRDSRLGGERLPMADAVAAYRLFADGEQPLEFDPARRVALQGWLRRHFGAAGAVPDLQAQGFALRGGRLLSTPEGAAAMLVYQDANGARIGLYLRPRSARLGDGERRDGRLLAQYWSEGDTAFALVGPATQTRMRQIAPLLRGQG
- a CDS encoding leucyl aminopeptidase family protein, producing the protein MSLPSGFTDASPHALPLHVLDRERLAEWRAAQAPAWVGWLDAQQFVAAPGTMLLLPGADGVAAAVLGVGDRGDAHAYAHAPYALPAGSRWRLATALNEDEQAALQLGWGLGSYRFARYKQPTRLPAQLLATPSAEVRDQLEACVRVRDWVNTPAEDMGPDHLEAAARAIADAHGAQCESIVGEELLLRNFPAIHAVGRASHRAPRLIVLRWGEDAHPHVALVGKGVCFDTGGLDLKPADGMRHMKKDMGGAAHALALAGLVMAQRLPLRLTVLLAAVENAVGPDAFRPGDVIATRQGISVEIDNTDAEGRLVLCDALTYASEQAPDAILDFATLTGAARVALGPDLPALFCNDDALAQAWIAAGERSRDPVWRMPLWRPYLRYLTSSIADLANAGSRMAGAVTAALYLERFVPARQAWAHLDVYAWNDSDRPGRPAGGEALALRSAYAMLKARYAG
- a CDS encoding HAD-IA family hydrolase; protein product: MPSFPVRAITLDLDDTLWPFAPIGARIEQVLHDWLLQHSPRTAERFPIAAMRQLRDEVFAAHPHLVHDLSEMRRLTLRRALRDSGGDEALVEPAFAVFYAARNQVECYPDSIAALQRIAARVPVAALSNGNADLGTIGLAPHFAFQLSAREHGAAKPDPSIFHAACARLGLPCAQVLHVGDHIEMDVVGAMQAGLRGCWINREAQAWHPPTPPDLHFDTLTGLADWLDATQPAGGARA
- a CDS encoding AI-2E family transporter, yielding MSTLFESVADAGDVAPPPEDALPPPPAPRPRGPVSLVVLATLAVGYTLWAAQEVILPVLLAAFFALVGNPILRGLRRLYVPRFLGALLVLLSGMAVAATLTMQLAGPAAEWVQQAPGQMRHIATQVRDLTKPMQQANQAAENFARAAGGENGRRVQVIRTQLDDPYKALVRTPRLAASALAVVLLTFFFMVFGENLQRHAIALLPNRQQQKFTTDILRSIEREVSRYVLTISIINTLVGLIFAGMLVLLKIPLQEALLWGTVVALLNFAPYVGPLIGAILMLLMGFVEFRDPLSAALPAILYLALHMLEGQVVTPIVLGRRMAISPLMLILALMLFGWLWGMIGLLLAVPLLVCIKMVLARVDGMQRWARLLE
- a CDS encoding phage holin family protein — translated: MSDEQARDAAAPDPAEAEQPSLEQSFREFGQAGREGLTATLQASRALRKLVVADLALARAALARALVWLTIAVSFGASAWMLLMGALIAVLQRLGWSWLASISATAAFSLVVTALGAWQALRYFEMSKLDATRRQLAKLGIGGDDDEKADGHTAAAAEAHR